The following proteins come from a genomic window of Achromobacter deleyi:
- a CDS encoding cation:proton antiporter: protein MDVGFLVFGLAGLLTLVCFMPPLAGRLKLPYSVLLAIVGCLLGIIVHVHGWAPSWIGDFLDSLERFEISSETFLMVFLPVLLFETALSMNVRRLMDDIGPILMMAIVAVVVCTVVVGVTLDAISPYGLVVCLLLGAIVATTDPVAVVGIFREVGAPKRLTTLVEGESLFNDAASIALYSVLLAVLGGHGELTVSGIFNDFIVHFIGGGIAGFAMGRLACFLFAWLRGFPTAEITLTLTLAYLSFFISEHYLNVSGVVATVIAGLVVGSTGRTRMSPTTFEYLSSAWEQFGFWANSLIFLFAAMLIPKLMAAADWQELVLVAVVFVVTLVARAIVVFGLLPLLGLTKLGTKVSNPYKVVMLWGGLRGAVSLALALAVTEQTGVAEEARQFIAVATTGFVLLTLFVNGISLRPLIRMLGLNQLSPVERTIRNQALAVALEDLQGKTEEVAKTEHIGSEVRDRIRAVFDASLTSVHDGQVSQMSDEQRVAVGLAIVAQREEEMFFDILKAQIVDWRMAETLLARAERLEDAIRMGGVPGFERAIIADVRYSSGFRLALRLHYLFGFQGWLARELGHRFANLMSKRSVAQRLIVFAREQITPLLGETATQRIVSLHQRRLDLIENAMQALNLQYPSYAQWLQESYLGRVARELERIRYRDMLEQFLISGEVYADLMAQLKSRWAHIDTHPPLDIEMSAADLINRVPLFEGLSADSLRAISKLLKPRLSLPDQRVLTKGRHGEEMCFVASGAVAVHLPDNTMIELGSGEFFGELGLLGEQQIAPEVTSLGYSKLLMLSSRDFHALLARDEHLRERIQVVAKQRLRAIEVWKQFSQANAAPAPAPAPASALTPSQAAEAAEAAGAQNGLDTRAVQALRAADPGASVALPADAREPEPQPRPQQVETRAAPWQQVETRHADAHKAEERKAETGETDPAPGGASA, encoded by the coding sequence ATGGATGTAGGTTTTCTCGTATTCGGTCTGGCCGGGCTGTTGACCCTGGTGTGCTTCATGCCGCCGCTGGCTGGCCGCCTCAAGCTGCCCTACTCGGTGCTGCTGGCTATCGTCGGCTGCTTGCTGGGTATCATCGTGCACGTCCATGGCTGGGCGCCGAGCTGGATCGGCGACTTCCTCGACTCGCTGGAACGGTTCGAGATTTCCTCCGAGACCTTCCTGATGGTGTTCCTGCCGGTGCTGCTGTTCGAGACCGCGCTGTCCATGAACGTGCGGCGCCTGATGGACGACATCGGCCCGATCCTGATGATGGCGATCGTGGCGGTGGTGGTGTGCACCGTGGTGGTGGGCGTGACGCTGGACGCGATCTCGCCTTATGGCCTGGTGGTCTGCCTGCTGCTGGGGGCCATCGTGGCGACCACCGATCCGGTGGCGGTGGTGGGCATCTTCCGCGAAGTGGGCGCGCCCAAGCGCCTGACCACGCTGGTCGAGGGCGAAAGCCTGTTCAACGACGCCGCGTCGATCGCCTTGTATTCGGTGCTGCTGGCCGTGCTGGGCGGCCATGGCGAGCTGACCGTCAGCGGCATCTTCAATGACTTCATCGTGCACTTCATCGGCGGCGGCATCGCCGGCTTCGCCATGGGGCGGCTGGCCTGTTTCCTGTTCGCCTGGCTGCGCGGCTTCCCCACGGCCGAGATCACGCTGACGCTGACGCTGGCCTACCTGTCCTTCTTCATCTCCGAGCACTACCTGAACGTGTCGGGCGTGGTCGCCACGGTGATCGCCGGCCTGGTGGTGGGGTCGACCGGCCGCACCCGCATGTCGCCGACCACCTTCGAATACCTGTCGAGCGCCTGGGAACAATTCGGCTTCTGGGCCAATTCCCTCATCTTCCTGTTCGCGGCCATGCTGATCCCCAAGCTGATGGCGGCGGCCGACTGGCAGGAACTGGTGCTGGTGGCGGTGGTGTTCGTGGTGACGCTGGTGGCGCGGGCCATCGTGGTGTTCGGCCTGCTGCCGCTGCTGGGGCTGACCAAGCTGGGCACCAAGGTCAGCAACCCATACAAGGTGGTGATGCTGTGGGGCGGCCTGCGCGGCGCGGTGTCGCTGGCCCTGGCGCTGGCCGTGACCGAGCAGACCGGCGTGGCCGAAGAGGCGCGCCAGTTCATCGCGGTGGCCACCACCGGCTTCGTGCTGCTGACGCTGTTCGTCAATGGCATCAGCCTGCGGCCGCTGATCCGCATGCTGGGGCTGAACCAGCTGTCGCCGGTCGAGCGCACCATCCGCAACCAGGCGCTGGCGGTGGCGCTGGAGGACCTGCAGGGCAAGACCGAGGAAGTCGCCAAGACCGAACACATCGGCAGCGAGGTGCGCGACCGCATCCGCGCCGTGTTCGACGCCAGCCTGACCAGCGTGCATGACGGCCAGGTCAGCCAGATGAGCGACGAGCAGCGGGTGGCGGTGGGCCTGGCGATCGTGGCGCAGCGCGAGGAGGAAATGTTCTTCGACATCCTCAAGGCGCAGATCGTCGACTGGCGCATGGCGGAAACGCTGCTGGCGCGGGCCGAACGGCTGGAGGACGCGATCCGCATGGGCGGGGTGCCGGGCTTCGAGCGCGCCATCATCGCCGACGTGCGCTATTCCTCGGGCTTCCGGCTGGCCTTGCGGCTGCATTACCTGTTCGGTTTCCAGGGGTGGCTGGCGCGCGAGCTGGGCCATCGTTTCGCCAACCTGATGAGCAAGCGGTCGGTGGCGCAGCGCCTGATCGTGTTCGCGCGCGAGCAGATCACGCCGCTGCTGGGTGAAACCGCCACGCAGCGTATCGTGTCGCTGCACCAGCGCCGCCTGGACCTGATCGAGAACGCCATGCAGGCGTTGAACCTGCAATACCCGTCGTACGCGCAGTGGCTGCAGGAAAGCTACCTGGGCCGGGTGGCGCGCGAGCTGGAGCGGATCCGCTACCGCGACATGCTGGAACAGTTCCTGATCAGCGGCGAGGTCTACGCCGACCTGATGGCGCAGTTGAAGAGCCGCTGGGCGCATATCGACACGCACCCGCCGCTCGACATCGAGATGAGCGCGGCCGACCTGATCAACCGCGTGCCGCTGTTCGAAGGCTTGTCGGCCGATTCGCTGCGCGCCATCAGCAAGCTGCTCAAGCCGCGCCTGTCGCTGCCCGACCAGCGCGTACTGACCAAGGGCCGCCACGGCGAAGAGATGTGTTTCGTGGCGTCGGGCGCGGTGGCGGTGCACCTGCCGGACAACACCATGATCGAACTGGGCAGCGGCGAGTTCTTCGGCGAACTCGGCCTGCTGGGCGAGCAGCAGATCGCGCCCGAGGTGACCTCGCTGGGCTACAGCAAGCTGTTGATGCTGTCGTCGCGCGATTTCCATGCCCTGCTGGCGCGCGACGAGCACCTGCGCGAGCGCATCCAGGTGGTGGCCAAGCAGCGCCTGCGCGCCATCGAGGTCTGGAAGCAGTTCTCGCAGGCCAACGCGGCGCCGGCGCCCGCTCCCGCGCCGGCCTCGGCGCTCACGCCGTCACAGGCGGCGGAAGCGGCCGAGGCCGCGGGGGCGCAGAACGGGCTCGATACGCGGGCGGTGCAGGCGCTGCGGGCCGCCGATCCGGGCGCGTCGGTGGCGCTGCCGGCCGATGCGCGCGAGCCCGAGCCGCAACCGCGCCCGCAGCAGGTCGAGACGCGCGCCGCGCCGTGGCAACAGGTGGAGACGCGTCACGCCGACGCGCACAAGGCCGAGGAGCGCAAGGCCGAAACGGGCGAGACGGACCCGGCGCCGGGAGGCGCCAGCGCCTGA
- the cpdA gene encoding 3',5'-cyclic-AMP phosphodiesterase: MARVHTLARRTDAPAMLVQLTDCHLFGEPDTVMLGVNTDASLRAVLRQIEADGKHPDLLLATGDLSQDGEPAAYQRLAAILGAAPALEGARIRCLPGNHDLPVAMRHELPEWSVPVTDVGAWRVVSLDTTVPGSNAGHLPDSQLDLLEAALAEAPGRHTLLAMHHNPMQIDSHWHDSMMIDNPQALFKLLARWPQVRVLLWGHVHHEFDRRRHNLRMLATPSTCFQFSIRDGKHVVDNLAPGYRWIKLYQDGSMATGVRRVQDALWHAAQPGPASAQAA, translated from the coding sequence TTGGCACGCGTCCATACCCTGGCCCGGCGCACCGACGCCCCGGCCATGCTCGTCCAGCTGACCGATTGCCACCTGTTCGGCGAGCCCGACACCGTGATGCTCGGCGTCAACACCGACGCCAGCCTGCGCGCCGTGCTGCGCCAGATCGAGGCCGACGGCAAGCATCCTGACCTGCTGCTGGCCACCGGCGACCTGTCCCAGGATGGCGAACCCGCCGCCTACCAACGCCTGGCCGCCATCCTGGGCGCCGCGCCGGCGCTGGAAGGCGCCCGGATCCGTTGCCTGCCGGGCAACCACGACCTGCCCGTGGCGATGCGCCATGAACTGCCCGAGTGGTCGGTGCCGGTGACGGACGTGGGCGCCTGGCGCGTGGTCTCGCTGGACACCACCGTGCCCGGCTCGAACGCCGGCCACCTGCCCGACAGCCAGCTCGACCTGCTGGAAGCCGCGCTGGCCGAGGCGCCCGGACGGCACACGCTGCTGGCCATGCACCACAACCCGATGCAGATCGACAGCCACTGGCATGACTCGATGATGATCGACAACCCGCAGGCGCTGTTCAAGCTGCTGGCGCGCTGGCCGCAGGTGCGGGTGCTGCTGTGGGGCCACGTGCACCACGAATTCGACCGCCGCCGCCACAACCTGCGCATGCTGGCCACGCCGTCCACCTGCTTCCAGTTCAGCATTCGCGACGGCAAGCACGTGGTCGACAACCTCGCCCCCGGCTATCGCTGGATCAAGCTCTACCAGGATGGCTCGATGGCCACCGGCGTGCGACGCGTGCAGGACGCGCTGTGGCATGCGGCGCAGCCCGGCCCGGCCAGCGCGCAGGCGGCCTGA
- the rpoH gene encoding RNA polymerase sigma factor RpoH has protein sequence MKQPSTSLATSGNALALAIANPGALGTIDAYISAVNRLPVLSAERETELGRRLRDSEDLGAARELVLSHLRLVVSVARQYLGYGLPHADLIQEGNVGLMKAVKRFDPERGVRLVSFAVHWIKAEIHEYIIRNWRLVKVATTKAQRKLFFNLRSMRPDGQTLDPEQVDHIARELNVRREDVSEMEVRLSGRDMSLENQDDDDDSYAPIAYLSDEGRQEPTRVLERAARDQLQSSGLSSALEALDPRSRRIVEARWLQDDGGATLHELAQEFGVSAERIRQIEAAALKKMRGNLAT, from the coding sequence ATGAAACAACCCAGTACCTCGTTGGCCACTTCCGGCAACGCCCTGGCGTTGGCCATCGCCAATCCGGGCGCGCTCGGCACGATCGATGCCTACATCTCGGCCGTGAACCGCCTGCCGGTCCTGTCGGCCGAACGCGAAACCGAACTCGGCCGCCGCCTGCGCGACAGCGAAGACCTGGGCGCCGCGCGCGAACTGGTGCTGTCGCACCTGCGCCTGGTGGTGTCCGTGGCGCGCCAGTACCTGGGCTATGGCTTGCCCCACGCCGACCTGATCCAGGAAGGCAACGTCGGCCTGATGAAGGCCGTCAAGCGTTTCGACCCCGAGCGCGGCGTGCGCCTGGTGTCGTTCGCCGTGCACTGGATCAAGGCCGAAATCCACGAATACATCATCCGTAATTGGCGCCTGGTCAAGGTGGCGACCACCAAGGCCCAGCGCAAGCTGTTCTTCAACCTGCGCAGCATGCGTCCGGACGGCCAGACGCTGGACCCGGAACAGGTCGACCACATCGCGCGCGAACTCAACGTGCGCCGCGAAGACGTCAGCGAAATGGAAGTGCGCCTGTCCGGCCGCGACATGTCGCTCGAGAACCAGGACGACGATGACGACAGCTACGCGCCCATCGCGTACCTGTCCGACGAAGGCCGCCAGGAGCCGACCCGCGTGCTGGAACGCGCCGCGCGCGACCAGCTGCAGAGCTCGGGCCTGTCGAGCGCGCTGGAAGCGCTCGACCCGCGTTCGCGCCGCATCGTCGAAGCCCGTTGGCTGCAGGACGACGGTGGCGCCACGCTGCACGAACTGGCGCAGGAATTCGGCGTGTCGGCCGAACGCATCCGCCAGATCGAGGCCGCCGCGTTGAAGAAGATGCGCGGCAACCTGGCCACCTGA